The DNA window ATTCCACAGAGAAGTCATCTTGTAAATCATGTTAATCATGTCCAAATTGCCTCCTCCATGCCACCCAATTCGTAAGCAATGTAAGCGCGACACACCACCTGCCCCGGCCCTCGGTCTTTCGGGTTTTCGCATTTTCCTGCGCGTTCGTGGCAAAATACACCCCGTTTTATCAATCCCACTGCGTATACGCGGGCGAGTTTCTAAGGGATAAACCGCGTCAGGCCCGGGCGTAGCCGGACCGCGCGTACCGCCGCGTCAGCACTCAGGAGTCTCCATGAGCACCATTACCGTTGTTTTGCCGGACGGATCGAAGAAGTCGCTTGAACCGGGCGCGACCGCGCTGACGTTGGCCGAGACCATCGGCCCGCGCCTCGCCAAAGCCGCCACGGGCGCGCGCATCAACGGCGAGGTAAAGAGCCTTCCCACGCCCCTGACCGACGGCGACACCGTGGAAATCCTGACCTTCGATTCGCAGGCGGGCAAAGACGTAATGCGCCACAGCGCCGCTCACCTGATGGCGTCGGCGATTATGCGGCTGCGCCCGAATACGAAACTGGCCATCGGCCCGGCCATCGAGGACGGATTCTATTACGACATCGACACCGAACCGCCCATCACCGAAGCCGATTTCCCGGCCATCGAAGCCGAGATGGAAAGGATCGTGCAAGAAGATGCGCGGTACGAACGTCGTGAGGTTTCAAAACAGGAAGCGCTCGACTTCTTCTCGAAACGCGACGAGAAATTCAAAACGGAACTCATTAGCGACCTTGAAGACGGAACCATCACCTTCTACTCGCACGGCGAATTCACCGACCTGTGCCGCGGGCCCCACCTGCCGTCAACCGGTCGCATCAAGGCGTTCAAATTGCTGAGTGTGGCGGGCGCCTATTGGCGCGGCGACGAGAAACGGCCGATGCTGCAACGCATTTACGGCACCGCGTTTCCAAGCAAGAAAGAATTGGACGAGTACATCCGCCTGCGCGCCGAGGCCGAGAAACGCGACCACCGCAAACTCGGAAAACAGCTCGACCTGTTCAGTTTCCACGGCGTCGGCCCAGGCTTCCCGTTCTTCCATCCCAAAGGCATGGTGGTGCTAAACGCCCTGATGGAATTCTGGCGCAGCGAACATCGCAAGCGGCGCTACCACGAAATCCGTACGCCGATCATCCTCGAACGCATCCTCTGGGAACAGTCGGGCCACTGGGACCACTACCGCGAAAACATGTACTTCACGAAAATCGACGAACGTGATTTTGCCGTGAAACCCATGAACTGCCCCGGCGCGATGCTCATCTACAAATCGGGATTGCGGAGCTACCGCGATCTTCCCTTGCGCATGGCCGAAGTGGGCACGGTGCACCGCCACGAAAAATCAGGGGTGCTACACGGGTTGTCCCGCGTGCGCATGTTCACCCAGGACGACGCGCACATCTTCGTGACACCGGAGCAAATCAAGGACGAAGTCATTTCCATCATCGATTTCGTTGACCACGTGTACAAGACTTTCGGATTCGACTACCACGTCGAACTCAGCACGCGTCCCGAGGATTCCATCGGCACCGAAGAGATGTGGGAAAACGCCACCACCGCGTTGCGCAGTGCGTTGGAAGCGAAAGGCATGACCTTCAAGATCAACGAAGGCGACGGCGCGTTCTACGGGCCGAAGATCGACTTCCACATCAAAGACAGCATCAAGCGGTCGTGGCAATGCGCGACGATTCAATGCGACTTCTCGATGCCCGACAAGTTCGACCTCGACTACACAGGTCCCGACGGCCAGGCGCACCGCCCCGTGGCGATCCACCGCGTGATCTACGGGTCCATTGAGCGCTTCATCGGCATCCTCATCGAGCACTTCGCCGGCGCATTCCCGCTGTGGCTCGCGCCCGCGCAGGCCATGGTGATTCCCGTGGCGTCCGCCTACGAAGACTACGCCCGAGAAGTCCGCGACCGCCTGTTCGACGAA is part of the Candidatus Hydrogenedentota bacterium genome and encodes:
- the thrS gene encoding threonine--tRNA ligase, which gives rise to MSTITVVLPDGSKKSLEPGATALTLAETIGPRLAKAATGARINGEVKSLPTPLTDGDTVEILTFDSQAGKDVMRHSAAHLMASAIMRLRPNTKLAIGPAIEDGFYYDIDTEPPITEADFPAIEAEMERIVQEDARYERREVSKQEALDFFSKRDEKFKTELISDLEDGTITFYSHGEFTDLCRGPHLPSTGRIKAFKLLSVAGAYWRGDEKRPMLQRIYGTAFPSKKELDEYIRLRAEAEKRDHRKLGKQLDLFSFHGVGPGFPFFHPKGMVVLNALMEFWRSEHRKRRYHEIRTPIILERILWEQSGHWDHYRENMYFTKIDERDFAVKPMNCPGAMLIYKSGLRSYRDLPLRMAEVGTVHRHEKSGVLHGLSRVRMFTQDDAHIFVTPEQIKDEVISIIDFVDHVYKTFGFDYHVELSTRPEDSIGTEEMWENATTALRSALEAKGMTFKINEGDGAFYGPKIDFHIKDSIKRSWQCATIQCDFSMPDKFDLDYTGPDGQAHRPVAIHRVIYGSIERFIGILIEHFAGAFPLWLAPAQAMVIPVASAYEDYAREVRDRLFDEGFRVEMDASDETIKYKIRAAQTQQIPYMLVIGEREQSARTVALRHRRRGDEGSVGLDELIARFHAEIASKKIDADES